From Streptomyces sp. CMB-StM0423, a single genomic window includes:
- a CDS encoding DUF885 domain-containing protein, protein MPDSTNQRMPRQVADAYVDDLIDLDPISGTMLGVPESSRALPDFSPDGQQAVAELGRATLAALDAAERQPGADSDAERRCARLLRERLSAELAVHDAEEGLRAVSNIHSPVHLMRECFTLMPTAGEDDWSDIAARLRAVPAALDGYRRSLAAGVDKGLFGGPRATTTFVGQLTEWAGGARGWFGDLTAAGPESLRGELDAAAGEATAAVGALRDWMRDVYAPAAAGSPDVVGRERYAQWSRFFNGADLDLDESYAYGWSEYHRLLGEMKTEAAKILPGAGTPWEALKHLDEHGTHIEGEDAVREWLQGIMDEAIEALDGTHFDLAGPVRQVESRIAPPGGAAAPYYTPPAEDFSRPGRTWLPTMGETRFPVYDLVSTWYHEGVPGHHLQLAQWVYVKDQLSRYQSTLGWVSANCEGWALYAERLMDELGFLTDAEQRLGYLDAQMMRAARVIVDIGMHLELPIPDHSPFHPGERWTPALAQEFFGMHSGRPADFVESELTRYLSMPGQAIGYKIGERAWLRGRDAARKARGADFDAKAWHMAALSQGSLGLDDLEAELSAL, encoded by the coding sequence ATGCCCGACTCCACGAACCAGCGAATGCCCCGGCAGGTGGCGGACGCCTACGTCGACGACCTGATCGACCTCGACCCCATCAGCGGCACGATGCTCGGCGTGCCGGAGAGCTCCCGGGCTCTCCCCGACTTCTCCCCCGACGGCCAACAGGCCGTCGCCGAGCTGGGCCGCGCCACCCTTGCGGCCCTGGACGCGGCGGAGCGGCAGCCCGGCGCGGACAGCGACGCGGAGCGGCGCTGCGCGCGGCTGCTGCGGGAGCGGCTGAGCGCCGAACTCGCCGTGCACGACGCCGAGGAGGGCCTGCGGGCCGTCAGCAACATCCACTCCCCCGTGCACCTGATGCGCGAGTGCTTCACGCTGATGCCGACCGCGGGCGAGGACGACTGGTCGGACATCGCCGCCCGGCTGCGCGCGGTCCCGGCGGCGCTCGACGGCTACCGCCGGTCGCTGGCCGCGGGAGTGGACAAGGGCCTGTTCGGCGGGCCGCGGGCGACCACGACGTTCGTCGGCCAGCTCACCGAGTGGGCGGGCGGGGCACGCGGCTGGTTCGGCGACCTGACCGCCGCCGGGCCCGAGTCGCTGCGCGGGGAACTGGACGCGGCCGCGGGCGAGGCCACCGCCGCCGTGGGCGCGCTGCGGGACTGGATGCGCGACGTGTACGCGCCCGCCGCGGCCGGCTCGCCCGACGTCGTCGGGCGCGAGCGCTACGCCCAGTGGTCGCGCTTCTTCAACGGCGCGGACCTCGACCTGGACGAGTCGTACGCGTACGGCTGGTCCGAATACCACCGGCTGCTCGGCGAGATGAAGACCGAGGCCGCGAAGATCCTGCCCGGCGCCGGCACCCCCTGGGAGGCGCTGAAGCACCTGGACGAGCACGGCACCCACATCGAGGGCGAGGACGCCGTCCGCGAGTGGCTGCAGGGGATCATGGACGAGGCCATCGAGGCGCTCGACGGCACGCACTTCGACCTGGCCGGGCCGGTGCGGCAGGTGGAGTCGCGGATCGCCCCGCCCGGCGGCGCCGCCGCGCCGTACTACACGCCGCCCGCCGAGGACTTCTCCCGCCCCGGGCGCACCTGGCTGCCGACGATGGGCGAGACCCGCTTCCCGGTCTACGACCTGGTCTCCACCTGGTACCACGAGGGCGTCCCCGGACACCATCTGCAGCTCGCGCAGTGGGTGTACGTCAAGGACCAGCTCTCCCGCTACCAGTCGACGCTCGGCTGGGTCAGCGCCAACTGCGAGGGCTGGGCGCTGTACGCGGAGCGGCTGATGGACGAGCTGGGCTTCCTCACCGACGCGGAGCAGCGGCTCGGCTATCTGGACGCGCAGATGATGCGCGCCGCGCGCGTGATCGTCGACATCGGCATGCACCTGGAGCTGCCGATCCCGGACCACTCCCCCTTCCACCCGGGCGAGCGCTGGACGCCGGCGCTGGCGCAGGAGTTCTTCGGGATGCACAGCGGGCGGCCCGCGGACTTCGTGGAGAGCGAGCTGACGCGCTACCTGTCGATGCCGGGGCAGGCGATCGGCTACAAGATCGGCGAGCGCGCCTGGCTGCGCGGCCGGGACGCGGCGCGCAAGGCGCGCGGCGCGGATTTCGACGCGAAGGCGTGGCACATGGCCGCGCTGTCGCAGGGCTCGCTCGGCCTCGACGACCTGGAGGCCGAGCTGTCGGCGCTGTGA
- a CDS encoding Lrp/AsnC family transcriptional regulator — MPDSPALDPVDLEILRVLQNDARTTNRDLAAAVGVAPSTCLDRVARLRRAGVITGHRLAIDPARLGRGLEALLSVQVRPHRRDLIGPFVERVRSLPESRALFHLTGPDDYLLHVAVRDAADLQRLVLDEFTSRREVARVETRLVFQHWECGPLLPP; from the coding sequence ATGCCCGATTCACCCGCTCTCGATCCGGTGGACCTGGAGATTCTGCGGGTGCTGCAGAACGACGCCCGGACCACCAACCGCGATCTGGCCGCCGCCGTCGGCGTCGCGCCCTCCACCTGCCTGGACCGGGTGGCCCGGCTGCGCCGCGCCGGCGTGATCACCGGCCACCGGCTCGCGATCGACCCCGCGCGGCTCGGCCGCGGCCTGGAGGCGCTGCTGTCGGTGCAGGTGCGCCCGCACCGCCGCGACCTGATCGGCCCGTTCGTCGAGCGGGTCCGCTCGCTGCCCGAGTCCCGCGCGCTCTTCCATCTCACCGGGCCCGACGACTACCTGCTGCACGTCGCCGTCCGGGACGCCGCGGACCTGCAGCGGCTGGTGCTCGACGAGTTCACCTCGCGCCGGGAGGTCGCCCGGGTGGAGACGCGGCTGGTCTTCCAGCACTGGGAGTGCGGGCCGCTGCTGCCTCCGTAG
- a CDS encoding trans-sulfuration enzyme family protein has product METPTRSLATEAVHAGREDLAALGLHAAPLDLSTTYPSPDSRGEAARIDEFAATGAPLEGPQVYGRIGNPTVARFEQALARLEGTESAVAFASGMAALSACLLVRGSLGLRHVVAVRPLYGCSDHLLDSGLLGTEVTWTDPAGVADALRPDTGLVLVETPANPTLAETDLRAVAYSCGSVPLLVDNTFATPVLQRPAEHGARLVLHSATKYLGGHGDVMGGVIACDEELAGALRRIRFATGGVLHPLAGYLLLRGLSTLPVRVRAQSGAAAELARRLAGHPAVTRVRYPRLGGAMVAFEVRGDPHAVIGAVRLITPAVSLGSVDTLIQHPVSISHRIVDPADRRSGGIGERLLRMSVGLEDVDDLWADLSAALDAAGEPGPAADASRAAVSAVRRDLPRG; this is encoded by the coding sequence ATGGAGACCCCGACGCGTTCACTCGCCACCGAGGCCGTGCACGCCGGGCGCGAAGACCTCGCCGCCCTCGGCCTGCACGCCGCCCCGCTCGACCTGTCCACGACCTACCCGTCCCCGGACAGCAGGGGCGAGGCCGCCCGTATCGACGAGTTCGCCGCCACCGGCGCCCCGCTCGAAGGACCGCAGGTCTACGGCAGGATCGGCAACCCCACCGTCGCCCGCTTCGAACAGGCCCTGGCCCGGCTGGAAGGCACCGAGTCGGCCGTCGCGTTCGCCAGCGGGATGGCCGCGCTCAGCGCCTGCCTGCTGGTACGCGGCAGCCTCGGCCTGCGGCACGTCGTCGCCGTCCGGCCGCTCTACGGGTGCAGCGACCACCTGCTCGACAGCGGGCTGCTCGGCACCGAGGTGACCTGGACCGACCCGGCCGGCGTCGCCGACGCGCTCCGCCCGGACACCGGGCTGGTGCTCGTCGAGACCCCCGCGAACCCCACGCTCGCCGAGACGGACCTGCGCGCCGTCGCGTACTCCTGCGGCTCGGTCCCGCTGCTCGTCGACAACACCTTCGCCACCCCCGTCCTGCAGCGCCCCGCCGAGCACGGTGCCCGGCTCGTGCTGCACAGCGCCACCAAGTACCTCGGCGGCCACGGCGACGTGATGGGCGGCGTCATCGCCTGCGACGAGGAACTGGCCGGCGCGCTGCGCCGGATCCGCTTCGCCACCGGCGGCGTGCTGCACCCGCTCGCTGGCTATCTGCTGCTGCGCGGCCTGTCGACCCTTCCGGTACGGGTACGGGCCCAGTCCGGGGCCGCCGCGGAACTCGCCCGCCGGCTCGCCGGCCATCCGGCGGTGACCCGGGTGCGCTACCCGCGGCTCGGCGGCGCGATGGTCGCCTTCGAGGTGCGCGGCGACCCGCACGCGGTCATCGGCGCCGTGCGGCTGATCACCCCGGCGGTGAGCCTGGGCAGCGTCGACACCCTCATCCAGCACCCGGTTTCGATCAGCCACCGCATCGTCGACCCGGCCGACCGCCGCTCGGGCGGCATCGGCGAGCGGCTGCTTCGGATGTCGGTCGGCCTTGAGGACGTGGACGACCTGTGGGCGGACCTGAGCGCGGCGCTCGACGCGGCCGGGGAGCCGGGCCCGGCCGCGGACGCGAGCCGCGCCGCCGTCAGCGCGGTCCGGCGGGACCTGCCGCGGGGGTGA
- a CDS encoding GNAT family N-acetyltransferase has translation MADHTAPRGQGPRRASAAPGPSTIAAVLRAGGRAHPVPDRRPGARPPRRRDAPGPRAASPLTVRDAGPEDHVAALALHRRCSRRTLAMRYQGPPDEADGYLRHLLSPHFGRTLAVQTAGGRLAALGHLLWDDDEAELALLVEDAWQRRGLGTDLLRRLLNTAAGMGYGSVYVVTRSLDAAMDATLRKAGVPLEYQVEGATLVVTAHLDERLTPAAGPAGPR, from the coding sequence ATGGCCGATCACACCGCACCGAGGGGGCAGGGCCCGCGGCGCGCGTCCGCGGCGCCCGGTCCGTCCACGATCGCCGCCGTCCTCCGGGCGGGTGGCAGGGCCCACCCCGTGCCGGACCGCCGTCCGGGGGCGCGCCCGCCGCGCCGCCGGGACGCGCCGGGGCCGCGGGCCGCCAGCCCCCTCACGGTCCGCGACGCCGGGCCCGAGGACCACGTCGCCGCGCTGGCGCTGCACCGGCGCTGCTCCCGGCGGACCCTGGCCATGCGCTACCAGGGCCCGCCCGACGAGGCCGACGGCTATCTGCGGCACCTGCTGAGCCCGCACTTCGGCCGGACGCTGGCGGTGCAGACGGCCGGCGGCCGGCTGGCGGCCCTCGGGCACCTGCTGTGGGACGACGACGAGGCCGAGTTGGCGCTGCTCGTGGAGGACGCCTGGCAGCGCCGCGGCCTCGGCACCGACCTGCTGCGCCGGCTGCTGAATACGGCCGCCGGCATGGGCTACGGCAGCGTGTACGTGGTGACGCGGTCGCTGGACGCCGCCATGGACGCCACCCTGCGCAAGGCGGGCGTCCCGCTGGAGTACCAGGTGGAGGGCGCCACGCTCGTCGTCACCGCGCACCTGGACGAGCGGCTCACCCCCGCGGCAGGTCCCGCCGGACCGCGCTGA
- a CDS encoding DUF1990 family protein, whose amino-acid sequence MDDLTYAPVGATREGRSPAGYDSFTVRTRIGAGPAAYRAATEAVLTFRMHRAVGVTIDAEGPRAAPGVRLVVGLGRRPLRILAPCRVVWAEQGERRGGFGYGTLAGHPETGEEAFVVEWADDGAVWLTVTAYSRPAARWVATMGPLLGVFQRGYARRCGRVLRRLANVG is encoded by the coding sequence GTGGACGACCTCACGTACGCCCCGGTCGGCGCCACCCGCGAGGGCCGCAGTCCCGCGGGCTACGACTCCTTCACCGTACGCACCCGCATAGGCGCAGGCCCGGCGGCGTACCGGGCGGCGACCGAGGCGGTGCTGACGTTCCGGATGCACCGGGCGGTCGGGGTCACCATCGACGCGGAGGGGCCGCGCGCCGCGCCCGGCGTGCGGCTCGTCGTCGGCCTGGGCCGGCGCCCGCTGCGTATCCTCGCGCCCTGCCGCGTGGTGTGGGCGGAACAGGGCGAGCGGCGCGGCGGGTTCGGGTACGGAACACTCGCGGGTCACCCGGAGACGGGTGAGGAGGCGTTCGTCGTGGAGTGGGCGGACGACGGCGCCGTCTGGCTGACCGTCACGGCGTACAGCCGCCCGGCCGCGCGGTGGGTGGCAACCATGGGACCGCTCCTCGGCGTCTTCCAGCGCGGGTATGCGCGGCGCTGCGGCCGGGTGCTGCGACGGCTCGCGAACGTCGGCTGA
- a CDS encoding alkaline phosphatase D family protein, with amino-acid sequence MLRGGLAASAALAVPTLSGGAPAQALAGRPGAAWGVQVGDVTAQGGTVWVRADRPARMVVETSATDSFRKVQRRRGPLLGPGTDYTSTVRLHGLPPGEQVHYRVVLEDADDPRRSGEPVAGTFRTAPGRRQDVRFVWSGDVAGQGWGINPDRGGYRVYSEMQGLDPDFFLHSGDTVYADGPLSAEVPLPDGTVWRNLVTEEKSKVAETLAEYRGNFRYNLLDENVRRFNAQVPIVVQWDDHEVVNNWYPGEILTDERYTERRADVLAARARQAFAEYFPVPTLGADGAGRVYRKVSYGPLLDVFVLDMRTYRNANSDGHAPDDVHGILGGEQLAWLKRELQRSRAEWKVIASDMPLGLVVPDGTNIEAVAQGDPGAPLGRELQIAELLRHIKQRRITGTVWLTADVHHTSAQHYDPARAGFKDFAPFWEFVTGPLHAGAFPGSALDGTFGPERVFLKAPQTGNVAPSQGFQFYGEVRIDGGSRELTVRLREEGGAVLFTKVLQPGLVGQ; translated from the coding sequence GTGCTGCGCGGCGGCCTCGCGGCGTCCGCCGCGCTGGCGGTGCCCACGCTGTCCGGCGGGGCGCCCGCACAGGCGCTCGCGGGCCGGCCGGGGGCGGCGTGGGGCGTACAGGTGGGCGATGTGACGGCCCAGGGCGGCACCGTGTGGGTGCGCGCCGACCGCCCGGCGCGGATGGTCGTGGAGACCTCTGCGACGGACTCGTTCCGCAAGGTGCAGCGCCGCCGCGGCCCGCTGCTCGGTCCGGGCACCGACTACACCAGCACCGTACGGCTGCACGGGCTGCCGCCCGGTGAGCAGGTGCACTACCGGGTGGTGCTGGAGGACGCGGACGACCCGCGCCGTTCCGGCGAGCCGGTCGCGGGCACGTTCCGTACGGCCCCGGGGCGCCGCCAGGACGTGCGCTTCGTCTGGTCGGGCGACGTCGCGGGACAGGGCTGGGGCATCAACCCCGACCGCGGCGGCTACCGGGTGTACTCCGAGATGCAGGGGCTCGATCCCGACTTCTTCCTGCACAGCGGCGACACCGTATACGCGGACGGGCCGCTGAGCGCCGAAGTGCCGCTGCCCGACGGCACGGTGTGGCGCAATCTGGTCACCGAGGAGAAGTCGAAGGTCGCCGAGACGCTCGCCGAGTACCGCGGCAACTTCCGCTACAACCTGCTCGACGAGAACGTGCGCCGCTTCAACGCGCAGGTGCCGATCGTGGTGCAGTGGGACGACCACGAGGTCGTCAACAACTGGTACCCGGGCGAGATCCTGACCGACGAGCGGTACACGGAGCGCCGCGCAGACGTGCTCGCGGCCCGCGCCCGGCAGGCGTTCGCCGAGTACTTCCCGGTGCCCACGCTGGGCGCCGACGGCGCCGGGCGGGTCTACCGCAAGGTCTCGTACGGGCCACTGCTCGACGTCTTCGTGCTGGACATGCGCACGTACCGCAACGCCAACTCCGACGGGCACGCCCCCGACGACGTCCACGGCATCCTCGGGGGCGAGCAACTGGCCTGGCTCAAGCGGGAGCTGCAGCGCTCCCGCGCGGAGTGGAAGGTCATCGCCTCCGACATGCCACTGGGCCTGGTCGTGCCGGACGGCACGAACATCGAGGCCGTCGCGCAGGGCGACCCCGGCGCGCCGCTGGGGCGTGAGCTGCAGATCGCCGAGCTGCTGCGGCACATCAAGCAGCGGCGGATCACCGGCACCGTGTGGCTGACCGCGGACGTGCACCACACCTCCGCGCAGCACTACGACCCGGCGCGGGCGGGGTTCAAGGACTTCGCCCCGTTCTGGGAGTTCGTCACCGGGCCGCTGCACGCGGGCGCGTTCCCGGGCAGTGCGCTGGACGGCACGTTCGGTCCTGAGCGGGTGTTCCTCAAGGCGCCGCAGACGGGCAACGTGGCGCCGAGCCAGGGCTTCCAGTTCTACGGCGAGGTGCGGATCGACGGCGGCAGCCGCGAGCTGACGGTGCGGCTGCGCGAGGAGGGCGGCGCGGTGCTGTTCACGAAGGTGCTGCAGCCGGGGCTCGTCGGGCAGTAG
- the sigJ gene encoding RNA polymerase sigma factor SigJ gives MAYGTDLDAFEEHRSVLMGVAYRMLGGFADAEDVVQDTWLRWSGADREHVRDARGYLVRITTRLSLDRLRQTQARREAYVGSWLPEPLATDLLGDTPPDSSERALLAESVTLAMLVVMESLSPLERAVFVLREAFGFPYAEIGAMLERSEDAVRQLAGRARRHVTQRKPRYDVDTAAQRDITERFLEAAAGGDLEGLMALLAPDVDVISDSGGKAKAPRRVIEGADKTARIFIGRASGIHEVPEPELLFREINGQPGLLLLSKGEPDTVMVPQLRDGLIARIFVIRNPDKLRGVRT, from the coding sequence GTGGCATACGGCACTGATCTCGACGCCTTCGAGGAGCACCGATCCGTCCTGATGGGCGTGGCGTACCGCATGCTCGGCGGGTTCGCCGACGCCGAGGACGTGGTGCAGGACACCTGGCTGCGCTGGTCGGGCGCGGACCGCGAACACGTCCGCGACGCGCGCGGCTACCTCGTGCGCATCACCACCCGCCTCTCCCTCGACCGGCTGCGCCAGACCCAGGCGCGGCGCGAGGCGTACGTCGGCTCCTGGCTCCCGGAGCCGCTGGCCACCGACCTGCTCGGGGACACGCCGCCGGACAGCTCGGAGCGGGCGCTGCTCGCCGAGTCGGTGACGCTGGCGATGCTCGTCGTGATGGAGTCGCTGTCGCCGCTGGAGCGGGCCGTCTTCGTGCTCCGGGAGGCATTCGGCTTCCCGTACGCGGAGATCGGCGCGATGCTCGAACGCTCCGAGGACGCCGTGCGCCAGCTCGCCGGCCGCGCCCGCCGGCACGTCACGCAGCGCAAGCCGCGCTACGACGTGGACACCGCGGCGCAGCGCGACATCACCGAACGGTTCCTCGAAGCCGCCGCCGGCGGCGACCTGGAGGGGCTGATGGCGCTGCTGGCCCCGGACGTGGACGTGATCTCGGACTCCGGCGGCAAGGCGAAGGCGCCGCGCCGCGTCATCGAGGGCGCCGACAAGACGGCCCGCATCTTCATCGGCAGGGCGAGTGGCATCCACGAGGTGCCCGAGCCGGAGCTGCTGTTCCGCGAGATCAACGGCCAGCCCGGGCTGCTGCTCCTGTCGAAGGGCGAGCCGGACACGGTCATGGTGCCGCAGCTCAGGGACGGCCTGATCGCCCGCATCTTCGTCATCCGCAACCCGGACAAGCTCCGCGGCGTCCGGACCTAG
- a CDS encoding SDR family oxidoreductase, which yields MDQVTVVTGGSRGIGAAVVRRLAHAGHGVALAYERAEAAAEGVAAEARAEGVACVAVRADVSDPEQVDALFDTARERLGPVTGLVNNAAITGPLGRFDETSLDVMRRVLDVNVMGTFICTRRAVREMSTRHGGGGGAIVTISSGAATLGSPGEYVHYAASKAAVDTMTLGLAKELGPEGVRVNSVQPGMTVTDMHAAMGDPERPWRNPERVPMRRPGEPEEIAGAVAWLLSAEASYTTGAVLRVSGGL from the coding sequence ATGGACCAGGTCACGGTGGTCACGGGGGGCAGCCGCGGCATCGGCGCGGCTGTCGTGCGGAGACTGGCCCACGCCGGTCACGGCGTGGCGCTCGCGTACGAGCGGGCGGAGGCCGCCGCGGAAGGGGTGGCGGCGGAGGCGCGGGCCGAGGGGGTGGCGTGCGTGGCCGTACGGGCAGACGTCAGCGACCCCGAGCAGGTCGACGCCCTGTTCGACACCGCCCGCGAGCGTCTGGGGCCCGTGACCGGGCTGGTGAACAACGCCGCGATCACCGGGCCGCTGGGCCGGTTCGACGAGACGTCCCTCGACGTGATGCGCCGGGTGCTGGACGTCAACGTCATGGGCACGTTCATCTGCACCCGCCGCGCGGTGCGCGAGATGTCCACCCGGCACGGGGGCGGCGGCGGCGCGATCGTCACCATCTCCTCCGGCGCGGCCACCCTCGGCAGCCCCGGCGAGTACGTGCACTACGCGGCGAGCAAGGCCGCCGTGGACACCATGACGCTCGGCCTGGCCAAGGAGCTGGGGCCCGAGGGCGTACGGGTCAACTCCGTGCAGCCCGGGATGACCGTCACCGACATGCACGCGGCGATGGGCGACCCCGAGCGGCCGTGGCGCAACCCGGAGCGGGTGCCGATGCGCCGCCCCGGGGAGCCCGAGGAGATCGCCGGCGCGGTGGCGTGGCTGCTGTCCGCCGAAGCGTCGTACACCACGGGCGCCGTGCTGCGGGTCTCCGGCGGCCTCTAG
- a CDS encoding GntR family transcriptional regulator, whose translation MGTTQPDTVTELKYWHLKGVISEALESEFSVGEILPNERELAARFGVARATLRQALDQLELEGRLQRRRGVGTTVAPPRVGVPVGSPREMWPGEADDGWEAVDAAAVAAPAAVARMLGTDPTEPVHRVHRSRSRNGQPVAAELIYVPGVSAPGFSRGDSSVGAARARNVLHELHRLPLEGQDRTVELGSARAEDARELDRLPGAPVLVVTTRYVSRGRTAAVAVSTYRADTCRLTLDADAAVLAS comes from the coding sequence GTGGGGACCACGCAGCCGGACACCGTGACCGAGCTGAAGTACTGGCATCTCAAGGGCGTGATCAGCGAGGCGCTGGAGTCGGAGTTCTCGGTGGGGGAGATCCTGCCCAACGAGCGCGAGCTGGCGGCCCGCTTCGGCGTCGCCCGCGCGACCCTGCGGCAGGCGCTCGACCAGTTGGAGCTGGAGGGCCGGCTGCAGCGCAGGCGGGGCGTCGGGACGACCGTCGCGCCGCCGCGCGTCGGCGTGCCGGTGGGCTCCCCGCGCGAGATGTGGCCGGGCGAGGCCGACGACGGCTGGGAGGCCGTCGACGCCGCCGCGGTGGCGGCCCCCGCGGCCGTCGCGCGCATGCTCGGCACCGACCCGACGGAGCCGGTGCACCGGGTGCACCGCTCCCGCAGCCGCAACGGCCAGCCGGTCGCGGCCGAGCTGATCTACGTGCCGGGCGTCTCCGCGCCCGGCTTCAGCCGCGGCGACTCCTCCGTCGGCGCCGCCCGCGCCCGCAACGTGCTGCACGAGCTGCACCGGCTGCCGCTGGAGGGCCAGGACCGCACCGTCGAGCTGGGCTCGGCGCGCGCGGAGGACGCCCGCGAGCTGGACCGGCTGCCGGGCGCCCCGGTGCTGGTGGTCACCACGCGCTACGTCTCCCGGGGGCGCACCGCCGCCGTCGCGGTCTCGACGTACCGCGCGGACACCTGCCGGCTCACCCTCGACGCGGACGCGGCGGTGCTGGCGAGCTGA
- a CDS encoding ROK family transcriptional regulator yields MAQLTGGDPSLLRRINSAVVLRALRDAGSATLTELVRTTGLSRPTLDGVLEGLAASGLVVEAPADEGTTRRQGRPARKFRFHAESGHLLGIEIGPHRVSVLLSDLDGRLRGSALRTVDEAAEADDRLANVRTVVQEVLRKTGVARSTLRAVGVGSPGIVEADGMVRLSTALPGWTGLNLAERLGRSFRCPVLVENDANTAAVAEHWKGAARHSADVVFVRAGLSPGAGSLIGGRLHRGFGGAAGEIGALHLLGREATPEKLLSVTGEPLHPLDEPAVAEVFSLAQDGDKRARRAVDRFMQRLVHDVAALVLALDPELVVIGGWAAGVDDVLEPLHAELARYCLRPPEVVLSLLGEAAVATGALRLALDHLDEELFAVESTVTARR; encoded by the coding sequence TTGGCGCAGCTCACCGGCGGGGATCCGTCCCTGCTGCGGCGGATCAACTCGGCCGTCGTCCTGCGCGCGCTGCGCGACGCGGGCTCGGCGACGCTGACCGAACTGGTGCGTACCACCGGGCTCTCGCGGCCCACCCTGGACGGCGTGCTGGAGGGGCTGGCCGCCAGCGGGCTGGTGGTGGAGGCCCCGGCCGACGAGGGCACGACCCGGCGCCAGGGCCGGCCCGCGCGCAAGTTCCGCTTCCACGCCGAGTCCGGCCATCTGCTGGGCATCGAGATCGGCCCGCACCGGGTCTCCGTCCTGCTCTCCGACCTCGACGGCCGGCTGCGCGGCTCGGCGCTGCGCACGGTGGACGAGGCCGCGGAGGCCGACGACCGGCTGGCGAACGTACGGACCGTGGTGCAGGAGGTGCTGCGCAAGACCGGCGTGGCGCGCAGCACGCTGCGCGCGGTGGGCGTCGGCAGCCCCGGCATCGTCGAGGCGGACGGCATGGTGCGGCTGAGCACGGCGCTGCCCGGCTGGACGGGCCTCAACCTCGCGGAGCGGCTGGGGCGTTCGTTCCGCTGCCCGGTGCTGGTGGAGAACGACGCGAACACCGCGGCGGTCGCCGAGCACTGGAAGGGCGCCGCGCGGCACTCGGCGGACGTGGTCTTCGTCCGCGCCGGGCTGAGCCCCGGCGCCGGGTCGCTGATCGGCGGGCGGCTGCACCGCGGCTTCGGCGGGGCGGCGGGCGAGATCGGGGCGCTGCACCTGCTGGGCCGGGAGGCGACGCCGGAGAAGCTCCTCAGCGTCACCGGGGAGCCGCTGCACCCGCTGGACGAGCCGGCGGTGGCGGAGGTCTTCTCGCTGGCGCAGGACGGCGACAAGCGGGCACGCCGGGCCGTGGACCGGTTCATGCAGCGGCTGGTCCACGACGTCGCCGCGCTGGTGCTGGCGCTGGACCCGGAGCTGGTGGTGATCGGCGGCTGGGCGGCGGGCGTGGACGACGTGCTGGAGCCGCTCCACGCCGAGCTGGCCCGCTACTGCCTCCGGCCCCCGGAGGTCGTGCTGTCGCTGCTGGGCGAGGCGGCGGTGGCCACGGGCGCGCTGCGGCTGGCCCTCGACCACCTGGACGAGGAGCTGTTCGCCGTGGAGAGCACGGTCACGGCGAGGCGGTGA
- a CDS encoding response regulator transcription factor: MPVSVLLVDDDALVRAGLRAILEAQPDIEVAGEAADGAAVIPLVRRLAPDVIAMDVRMPLMDGIEATRAVLRAFPEPPKILVVTTFEEDRYVYGALRAGADGFLLKRARPAEIVHAVRLVAEGESLLFPAALRSLAAGHGNDEARAALAAARLTEREGEVLRLIARGLTNAEIAAELVLGTETVKSHVSALLAKLGARDRTQAVITAYESGFVAPGAAG; the protein is encoded by the coding sequence GTGCCCGTCTCCGTCCTCCTCGTCGACGACGACGCCCTGGTCCGCGCCGGGCTGCGGGCGATCCTCGAAGCGCAGCCGGACATCGAGGTGGCCGGCGAGGCCGCCGACGGCGCGGCGGTGATCCCCCTCGTGCGGCGACTGGCGCCGGACGTGATCGCGATGGACGTACGGATGCCGCTCATGGACGGCATCGAGGCCACCCGCGCCGTGCTCCGCGCCTTCCCCGAGCCGCCGAAGATCCTCGTCGTGACCACCTTCGAGGAGGACCGGTACGTGTACGGGGCGCTGCGCGCGGGCGCCGACGGGTTCCTGCTCAAGCGGGCCCGGCCGGCGGAGATCGTGCACGCGGTGCGGCTGGTCGCCGAGGGCGAGTCGCTGCTCTTCCCGGCCGCGCTGCGGTCGCTGGCCGCAGGGCACGGCAACGACGAGGCGCGCGCGGCGCTGGCGGCGGCGCGGCTGACCGAACGGGAGGGCGAGGTGCTGCGGCTGATCGCCCGCGGGCTGACGAACGCCGAGATCGCCGCGGAGCTGGTGCTGGGCACCGAGACGGTCAAATCGCATGTCAGTGCGCTCCTGGCGAAGCTGGGAGCCCGGGACCGGACGCAGGCGGTGATCACGGCGTACGAGTCGGGGTTCGTCGCTCCCGGCGCGGCCGGATAG